In the Lepus europaeus isolate LE1 chromosome 18, mLepTim1.pri, whole genome shotgun sequence genome, one interval contains:
- the LOC133746813 gene encoding nascent polypeptide-associated complex subunit alpha, muscle-specific form-like, with the protein MPSQHFSAQPSTQGRFPLTRGLLITTPSASGSRPVPHRSRCARPPLAHSSLLNIPHAPSPPGSSDPAPRPRDPAPAQAPPPTPPRSPQTPPPSPVPPRSLPLRSAGHLSDGSSRPSLSAAWSQPLRERILCPLRSGLVLSRSPLRKLFLTAAAAPFANPEMDMLPPSPASANKMEAGEKGGGSSERRDARRVRSYKARPLSEHVKAEVVELAAILGRSQKFR; encoded by the exons ATGCCATCGCAACACTTCTCAGCACAACCTTCGACTCAAGGCCGATTCCCGCTCACCCGAGGGCTCCTGATCACGACCCCCTCCG CGTCCGGCTCCCGGCCCGTTCCCCACAGGTCCCGCTGCGCACG TCCGCCCCTCGCCCACTCCTCCCTCCTCAACATCCCCCACGCCCCCTCTCCTCCGGGCTCTTCGgacccagccccccgcccccgagACCCCGCTCCCGCTCAGGCCCCTCCTCCAACGCCCCCCCGCTCTCCTCAAACCCCGCCTCCAAGCCCCGTCCCCCCGCGCTCCCTCCCACTCAGGTCCGCAGGTCACCTCAGCGACGGATCCAGCCGTCCCAGCCTCTCTGCAGCCTGGTCGCAGCCGCTCCGGGAGCGAATCCTCTGCCCCCTCCGCTCCGGTCTCGTCCTGTCCCGCTCGCCCCTCCGCAAGCTCTTTctcaccgccgccgccgcccctttTGCCAACCCGGAAATGGATATGCTCCCACCGTCCCCAGCGTCCGCGAACAAAATGGAGGCGGGGGaaaaaggaggagggagcagCGAGCGAAGAGACGCCAGGCGCGTGCGCAGCTATAAAGCCCGCCCCCTTTCGGAGCACGTAAAGGCGGAAGTGGTTGAATTGGCCGCCATCTTGGGAAGGTCGCAAAAATTCCGCTAA